One window of the Clostridium sp. MB40-C1 genome contains the following:
- a CDS encoding alpha/beta hydrolase: MNKKFIELKSQWGVTLENIYIEQNSDTLVIILPGEGYSNAKPIMYYTQKIASEIGLDVLCIDYGFQISHKGFDINTEFDIVAKESEQVLKKCLSKNYKKIIFIGKSLGTIIQNELSKELVNYEQVHIYLTPVDKTFENITNHLCLVITGTADNKINSFNMLKIEKMKNIELVKIDGGNHRLECSDTLKSIEMLKETMKILREFITKYITI; the protein is encoded by the coding sequence ATGAATAAAAAATTTATTGAATTAAAATCTCAATGGGGAGTAACTTTAGAAAACATTTATATTGAGCAAAATAGTGACACACTAGTTATTATTTTACCTGGAGAAGGTTATTCAAATGCTAAACCAATTATGTATTACACGCAGAAAATAGCATCAGAGATTGGATTAGACGTACTTTGTATAGATTATGGTTTTCAAATTTCACACAAAGGTTTTGATATTAATACAGAATTTGATATTGTAGCGAAGGAATCAGAACAGGTATTAAAAAAATGTTTGAGTAAAAATTATAAAAAAATAATTTTTATTGGTAAAAGTTTGGGGACTATTATCCAAAATGAATTATCTAAAGAATTGGTAAATTACGAACAGGTACATATTTATTTAACACCAGTAGACAAAACATTTGAAAATATAACAAATCACCTATGCCTAGTTATAACAGGTACAGCAGATAATAAAATAAATAGTTTTAATATGTTAAAGATAGAAAAAATGAAAAATATTGAATTAGTTAAAATAGATGGTGGCAATCATCGTCTTGAATGTTCAGATACATTAAAAAGTATAGAAATGTTAAAGGAGACCATGAAAATATTAAGGGAATTCATTACTAAATATATAACAATTTAA
- a CDS encoding DUF1259 domain-containing protein, with protein MHNYCNLCNEFAEILGANILTSTNKLCVVTFRRNISATILGRLTRSPLALSALFSFENMDIQGRTLNLGETVILEEEINPFISKLRDNGILVTALHNHWLFEQPRLMYIHFESIDAPLSFARKVADALNVLG; from the coding sequence ATGCACAATTACTGTAACCTTTGCAATGAATTTGCAGAAATACTTGGGGCTAACATCTTAACTTCTACCAATAAATTATGTGTAGTAACTTTTAGAAGGAATATAAGTGCAACAATATTAGGAAGATTAACCCGATCACCATTAGCTTTATCTGCTCTATTCTCATTTGAAAATATGGATATTCAGGGAAGAACTCTTAATTTAGGTGAAACAGTCATTCTAGAAGAAGAAATTAACCCATTCATCAGCAAGTTGAGAGATAATGGTATTTTAGTTACTGCACTTCATAATCATTGGTTATTTGAGCAACCAAGACTTATGTATATTCACTTTGAATCTATTGATGCTCCATTAAGCTTTGCTAGAAAAGTAGCAGATGCTCTTAATGTTTTAGGATAA
- a CDS encoding DUF4440 domain-containing protein, whose translation MNSIKEHILELENDLLKLEVRKSAQKINDILANDFIEFTSSGCEYHYKSGDIFQRENDNNQLLWQIIDFQIRQLSEDCILAMYKVIKHDELNENKKYTLRSSIWKCIDEKWKMIFHQGTGTAKIDI comes from the coding sequence GTGAATTCTATTAAAGAACACATATTAGAATTAGAAAATGATTTATTAAAATTAGAAGTAAGAAAATCAGCACAGAAAATAAATGATATTTTAGCAAATGATTTTATTGAGTTTACTAGTTCAGGGTGTGAATATCATTATAAAAGTGGTGATATATTTCAAAGGGAAAATGATAATAATCAATTATTATGGCAAATTATAGATTTTCAAATAAGACAATTATCGGAGGATTGTATATTAGCAATGTATAAAGTAATAAAACATGACGAGCTAAATGAAAATAAGAAATATACACTTCGTAGTTCAATATGGAAATGTATTGATGAAAAGTGGAAAATGATTTTTCACCAAGGAACAGGAACAGCTAAAATTGATATATAA
- a CDS encoding HD domain-containing protein produces MCKKYPNKDVAIKVLEEAEKLNPGLWKQHSEFVALACKNIAEHCANLDSDKAYVLGLLHDIGRRVGVVSERHVIAGYQYCMEQGWEDVAKVCITHSFMIQDIRSAIGKWDVTKEEYDLTEKIINSAIYDEYDLLVQLSDALALPTGFCLLEKRFVDVACRYGVHEYTVARWKRTIEIKDYFEKKMKCSIYDVLPNVKENTFA; encoded by the coding sequence ATGTGTAAGAAATATCCTAATAAAGATGTAGCCATAAAGGTTCTTGAAGAGGCTGAAAAGTTAAATCCAGGATTATGGAAACAACATTCTGAATTTGTTGCTTTAGCATGTAAAAACATTGCAGAACACTGTGCAAATCTAGATAGTGATAAAGCATATGTTTTAGGGTTGTTACATGATATAGGTAGACGAGTTGGAGTAGTTTCAGAACGTCATGTGATTGCTGGATACCAATATTGCATGGAACAAGGTTGGGAAGATGTTGCTAAAGTTTGTATTACACATTCATTTATGATACAAGATATTCGTTCAGCAATAGGAAAATGGGATGTCACAAAAGAAGAATATGATCTTACTGAAAAAATTATAAATTCAGCTATTTATGACGAGTATGACTTATTAGTACAACTAAGCGATGCTTTAGCACTACCAACAGGATTTTGTTTACTTGAAAAAAGATTTGTTGACGTTGCTTGTCGGTATGGTGTACATGAATATACTGTTGCAAGATGGAAAAGGACTATAGAAATAAAAGATTATTTTGAAAAGAAGATGAAGTGTTCAATTTATGATGTACTTCCAAATGTTAAAGAAAACACTTTTGCATAG
- a CDS encoding GrpB family protein: protein MDEQNQVRVIEVVEYSPSWKEEFIKESKLIQDVMDKEILKIHHIGSTSIPGIFAKPIIDFLVEVKDINNIDMYNDDLSKLGYIAKGEYGIKGRRFFLKGLYHRTHHIHVFETGNSEIERHLNFRDYMIDHPEEANDYGELKKELAIKFRYDIDGYCDGKDAFIKDIDRKAYEWSKN from the coding sequence ATGGATGAACAAAATCAAGTTAGGGTAATCGAAGTTGTAGAATATAGTCCTAGTTGGAAAGAAGAATTTATAAAAGAATCAAAATTAATACAGGATGTAATGGATAAGGAAATATTAAAAATTCATCATATAGGGAGTACTTCAATTCCTGGAATTTTTGCAAAGCCAATAATAGATTTTTTGGTTGAAGTAAAAGATATTAACAATATAGATATGTACAATGATGATTTAAGTAAGCTAGGATACATAGCAAAGGGAGAATATGGAATAAAGGGACGTAGATTTTTTCTAAAAGGACTATATCATAGAACACATCATATACATGTATTTGAAACAGGAAATTCAGAAATAGAAAGACACTTAAACTTTAGAGATTATATGATTGATCACCCGGAAGAGGCAAATGACTATGGAGAATTAAAAAAAGAGTTAGCTATAAAATTTAGATATGACATTGATGGGTATTGTGATGGTAAAGATGCATTTATAAAAGATATAGACAGGAAAGCATATGAATGGTCAAAAAACTAA
- a CDS encoding GNAT family N-acetyltransferase: MKILIIRLAQIGDEEKISRLIAEFRVELKQLKGITSTPKIDQAKEEFKEYTGAKYPIFVAEDDSKELLGYLVCRIDGSIVWAESLFVLNSVRKKGIASKLYEQVEKIANESGGTTVFNWVHPNNDKIITFLSKKGYNVLNLIEIRKPWENEVLTGKICVGNHEYNY; this comes from the coding sequence GTGAAAATATTGATTATACGTTTAGCACAAATTGGTGATGAAGAAAAAATATCAAGGCTAATTGCAGAGTTTAGAGTAGAGTTAAAACAACTTAAAGGAATTACATCAACACCTAAAATAGATCAAGCAAAGGAAGAATTCAAAGAATATACAGGAGCAAAATATCCTATTTTTGTTGCTGAGGATGATAGTAAAGAATTGTTAGGTTATTTAGTTTGTAGAATTGATGGTAGTATAGTTTGGGCAGAATCTCTATTTGTTTTAAATAGTGTAAGAAAAAAAGGTATAGCCTCCAAATTATATGAACAGGTTGAGAAAATTGCAAATGAATCAGGTGGCACTACTGTTTTTAACTGGGTACATCCTAATAATGATAAGATAATAACATTTTTATCTAAAAAGGGATATAATGTTTTAAATCTTATTGAAATAAGAAAGCCATGGGAAAATGAAGTATTAACCGGAAAAATATGTGTTGGAAATCACGAGTATAACTATTAA
- a CDS encoding AAA family ATPase, producing MVKKLIIINGTMGVGKTATSRELNKKLNNSVWLDGDWCWMMNPFTVNDENRNMVVNNITYLLRNFLNNSSFEYVIFNWVIHYEDIFNLVLQPLSDLEFEVIKITLICSKQTLKKRIINDVQFNLRDGKELNTSLQRLELYKNMNTIKIDTTNISIAGTVDKIIKIVSK from the coding sequence TTGGTCAAAAAACTTATTATAATTAATGGGACAATGGGTGTAGGAAAAACGGCAACAAGTAGAGAGCTTAATAAGAAACTCAATAATTCAGTATGGCTTGATGGTGATTGGTGTTGGATGATGAATCCTTTTACTGTAAATGATGAAAATAGAAATATGGTTGTAAATAATATAACTTATTTATTAAGAAACTTTCTTAATAATTCATCTTTTGAATATGTTATTTTTAATTGGGTAATACATTACGAGGATATCTTTAATCTTGTACTACAACCATTGAGTGATTTAGAATTTGAGGTTATAAAAATTACTCTTATTTGTTCAAAACAAACACTTAAGAAGAGAATTATAAATGATGTCCAGTTTAATTTAAGAGATGGAAAAGAATTAAATACAAGTCTTCAGCGTCTTGAATTATATAAAAATATGAACACTATAAAAATAGATACCACGAATATTTCTATAGCGGGAACTGTAGATAAGATAATAAAAATCGTAAGTAAATAA
- a CDS encoding TfoX/Sxy family protein produces the protein MASNIEFVEYVCDQISGAGNITYRKMFGDYGVYCNEKIIGLICDNQFFLKITKNGKELLHEAIEAPAYKGAKPSFLIESLDDREYLSEIVSVTYKELPMPKPKKKKIKNK, from the coding sequence ATGGCTTCAAATATAGAGTTTGTAGAATATGTTTGTGATCAAATAAGTGGGGCTGGCAATATAACTTATAGGAAAATGTTTGGAGACTATGGAGTCTATTGTAATGAAAAAATAATAGGACTAATATGTGATAATCAATTTTTTTTAAAGATAACGAAGAATGGTAAAGAATTATTGCATGAAGCTATAGAAGCTCCTGCTTATAAAGGTGCAAAACCATCATTTCTCATTGAATCTTTAGATGATAGGGAATATTTGAGTGAAATTGTATCTGTAACTTATAAAGAGTTGCCAATGCCAAAACCTAAAAAGAAAAAAATTAAAAATAAATAG
- a CDS encoding Lsa family ABC-F type ribosomal protection protein: MSLINVKNLTFSYDGSYDNIFENVSFQIDTDWKLGFTGRNGRGKTTFFNLLLGKYNYRGNISANVNFEYFPFHVAHKENLTIDVISDIFPNYLNWKLMREFSLLELSQDILYRPFDSLSYGEQTKVLLATLFLKENSFLLIDEPTNHLDMNARKLVSDYLNTKSGFILVSHDRVFLDNCIDHILSINKTNIEIEKGNFSCWWENKKRQDNFQLAENEKLRKDINRLSKSAKRMGNWSHEVEKSKKGTTNSGSKLDKGYVGHKSAKMMKRSKSIQRRQQSSIEEKSKLLKNIESSDSLKIFQLTYHKSRLVELENVSIFYGDKMVCENMGFTIEQGDRIALIGKNGSGKSSIIKLICDENINYTGTFRKGSNLKISYVSQDTSHLQGNLTDYALNNGIDQSLFKSILRKLDFSRVQFEKDMSSFSGGQKKKVLIAKSLCEKVHLHIWDEPLNFIDIISRMQIEELLLEYSPTLLFVEHDMDFYKTIATKIVEL, from the coding sequence ATGTCTTTAATAAATGTTAAAAATCTAACCTTTAGCTATGATGGTAGTTACGATAACATATTTGAAAATGTAAGTTTTCAAATAGATACAGATTGGAAATTAGGGTTTACGGGGAGAAATGGTAGGGGAAAAACAACATTTTTTAATTTGCTGCTTGGCAAATATAACTACAGAGGTAATATTTCTGCAAATGTTAATTTTGAGTATTTTCCTTTCCATGTAGCACACAAGGAAAACCTTACAATTGATGTAATCAGTGATATTTTTCCAAACTATCTTAACTGGAAATTGATGCGTGAATTTTCATTATTGGAACTTTCTCAAGATATTTTATATCGACCTTTTGATTCATTATCATACGGAGAGCAAACGAAAGTGCTGCTTGCAACTTTGTTTCTTAAAGAAAACAGTTTTCTACTGATTGATGAACCAACTAATCACCTTGATATGAATGCAAGAAAACTTGTTAGTGACTATCTCAATACTAAAAGTGGTTTTATTTTGGTATCACATGACAGAGTTTTTCTTGATAACTGTATTGACCATATTCTTTCAATTAACAAAACAAATATAGAAATTGAAAAAGGCAATTTTTCCTGTTGGTGGGAAAATAAAAAAAGACAGGATAACTTTCAGCTTGCAGAAAATGAAAAGCTTAGAAAAGATATTAATCGCTTATCAAAATCTGCTAAACGAATGGGCAATTGGTCACATGAAGTGGAAAAATCAAAAAAAGGAACAACAAACTCCGGTTCTAAGTTGGATAAAGGTTATGTTGGTCATAAATCCGCTAAAATGATGAAGAGATCCAAGTCAATCCAAAGAAGGCAACAATCTTCTATTGAAGAAAAGTCTAAACTTCTTAAAAATATTGAGAGTTCTGACAGCCTAAAAATTTTTCAACTTACTTATCATAAAAGCCGACTTGTGGAACTTGAAAATGTTTCGATTTTTTATGGTGATAAGATGGTTTGTGAAAATATGGGGTTTACTATTGAGCAAGGTGACAGAATTGCCCTTATAGGCAAAAATGGTTCCGGAAAATCAAGCATTATCAAACTTATTTGTGATGAGAATATAAACTATACAGGAACTTTTAGAAAGGGAAGTAACCTTAAAATATCTTATGTATCTCAGGATACATCACATCTTCAGGGCAATTTGACTGACTATGCTTTAAATAATGGAATTGATCAAAGTCTTTTTAAATCCATTTTAAGAAAACTTGATTTTTCTAGAGTTCAATTTGAAAAAGATATGTCATCTTTTAGCGGTGGTCAAAAGAAAAAAGTGTTGATTGCAAAAAGTCTTTGTGAGAAAGTTCATTTGCACATATGGGATGAACCCCTTAACTTTATTGATATTATTTCCCGTATGCAAATAGAAGAGTTACTTCTTGAATATTCACCAACTTTACTATTTGTAGAGCATGACATGGATTTTTACAAAACCATTGCAACAAAAATTGTTGAACTTTAA
- a CDS encoding MerR family transcriptional regulator — MRYSITDLAEILGCTTSAIHYFEKQHLIEVQKGKNGHRYYNVVDVFRLLSYTKYRSMEIPMKTIITQFGGEENDYKLIEEREQRYQLEALRKAKYYMKLADAIEEHLVSIRKIEKLLDKYEFAQSPEMTIMCDNGCGWLSKKRSSQKIIHEWVKAMPVVQLGVIDERMGMSNLGYLINTKYLEELQLPLGLHTRQLRSTSCIHTIVVADEDFTQQPQKVFKKASEYAISKGLEIGEIVWGKILLVEVEKGAKLHPYVELWISIKI; from the coding sequence ATGAGATATAGTATTACAGATTTAGCAGAAATTCTTGGATGCACTACAAGTGCTATTCACTATTTTGAAAAACAACATTTGATTGAAGTGCAGAAAGGGAAAAATGGTCATCGCTATTATAATGTTGTAGATGTATTTCGATTACTTTCTTATACAAAGTATCGTTCCATGGAAATACCCATGAAAACTATTATCACACAGTTCGGTGGTGAGGAAAATGATTATAAATTAATAGAAGAAAGAGAACAAAGGTATCAATTAGAGGCATTAAGAAAAGCCAAGTATTACATGAAGCTAGCAGATGCTATTGAGGAGCATCTTGTCAGCATACGAAAAATAGAAAAATTATTGGATAAATATGAATTTGCACAGTCACCTGAAATGACAATTATGTGTGATAATGGGTGTGGATGGCTTTCAAAAAAGAGAAGTTCCCAAAAGATAATTCATGAATGGGTGAAAGCAATGCCAGTAGTTCAACTAGGGGTAATTGATGAGAGAATGGGAATGAGTAACTTGGGGTATTTAATAAATACTAAATATCTAGAAGAATTACAATTGCCACTAGGATTGCATACAAGACAATTAAGAAGTACATCTTGTATACATACAATTGTAGTTGCGGATGAGGATTTTACACAGCAACCTCAGAAGGTTTTTAAAAAGGCTTCTGAATATGCAATAAGCAAAGGTCTTGAAATAGGTGAAATTGTTTGGGGAAAAATATTATTAGTTGAAGTTGAAAAGGGAGCAAAACTCCATCCATATGTAGAATTATGGATTTCGATAAAAATATAA
- a CDS encoding FAD-dependent oxidoreductase has protein sequence MKENYKVLYEPIKIGKLEIKNRYVLAPMGPGGMCNADGSFNERGIEFYVERAKGGTGLIMTGVTMVENNIEKCALPSMPCPTINPLNFITTANEMTERVHAYGSKIFLQLSAGFGRVSIPSIVGKVAVAPSPIPHRFLPGVTCRELTNGEVKEYVKAFGESAFIAKKAGFDGVEIHAVHEGYLLDQFAISFFNHRTDEYGGSLENRLRFACEIVQEIKRRCGEDFPVSLRYSIKSFIKDWCKGGLPGEEFEEKGRDIPEGIEAAKILVKAGYDALNGDVGSYDSWYWSHPPMYQKKGLYLPYNEILKNAVDVPIITAGRMEDPELASDAILSGKTDMIALGRPLLADAEIPNKIFEDKYDRVRPCLSCQEGCMGRLQNFATVSCAVNPACGREKDYGLEKAEHIKKVLVVGGGVAGMEAARVAAIRGHKVTLIEKNGYLGGNIVPGGVPDFKDDDRALVKWYEAALKDLGVEVKLNVVASKESIKKVGADEVILATGSNPRALNIEGADNVYSAEDVLMERKVVGEKVVVIGGGLVGCETALWLKKQGKDVTIIEMEKDILQVGGPLCHANHDMLHDLIKFNKIDVKTSSYISKKTDKGFVLNTNGQESIIDADSAVVAIGYSSQKDLYNEIKFDIANVRLIGDANKVQNIMYAIWDAYEVTRNI, from the coding sequence ATGAAGGAAAATTACAAGGTACTTTATGAGCCAATCAAAATTGGAAAATTGGAGATTAAAAACAGATATGTTCTTGCTCCGATGGGACCAGGTGGAATGTGTAACGCAGATGGTAGCTTTAATGAAAGAGGAATTGAGTTTTATGTAGAACGTGCAAAAGGCGGAACAGGATTAATTATGACAGGAGTAACAATGGTGGAAAATAACATTGAAAAATGTGCCCTACCATCTATGCCATGTCCAACAATTAATCCTTTGAACTTCATTACAACAGCTAATGAAATGACAGAAAGAGTACATGCATATGGATCAAAAATCTTTTTACAATTATCAGCAGGATTTGGACGAGTTAGTATTCCTTCTATTGTAGGAAAAGTAGCAGTAGCACCTTCACCAATTCCACATAGATTTTTACCAGGAGTGACATGTCGTGAATTAACTAATGGGGAAGTAAAAGAATATGTGAAAGCATTTGGTGAGTCAGCATTTATTGCAAAGAAAGCTGGATTTGATGGTGTTGAAATTCACGCAGTACATGAAGGATATTTATTAGATCAATTTGCTATTTCTTTCTTTAATCATCGTACTGACGAATATGGTGGATCATTAGAAAATCGTTTAAGATTTGCTTGTGAAATCGTACAAGAAATCAAGAGGCGTTGTGGAGAAGATTTCCCAGTATCACTTAGATACAGTATTAAGAGTTTCATTAAGGATTGGTGTAAAGGCGGTTTACCAGGTGAAGAGTTTGAGGAAAAAGGAAGAGATATTCCAGAAGGAATTGAAGCAGCAAAAATTCTTGTCAAAGCAGGCTATGATGCTTTAAATGGAGATGTTGGTTCTTATGATTCATGGTACTGGAGTCATCCACCAATGTATCAAAAGAAGGGACTATACCTTCCATATAACGAAATTCTTAAAAATGCAGTAGATGTACCTATTATTACTGCAGGAAGAATGGAAGATCCAGAACTTGCAAGTGATGCAATTTTATCAGGAAAAACAGACATGATTGCTTTAGGAAGACCACTTCTTGCAGATGCAGAAATTCCAAATAAGATTTTTGAAGATAAGTATGATAGAGTTAGACCATGTTTATCCTGTCAAGAAGGATGTATGGGAAGATTACAGAACTTTGCAACAGTATCCTGTGCAGTAAATCCTGCCTGTGGACGTGAAAAAGATTATGGATTAGAAAAAGCGGAACACATTAAGAAAGTTCTTGTTGTAGGTGGTGGTGTTGCAGGAATGGAAGCTGCAAGAGTTGCAGCTATTCGTGGACATAAAGTAACACTAATTGAAAAGAATGGTTATCTTGGTGGAAATATTGTTCCAGGAGGAGTTCCAGATTTCAAAGATGACGATCGTGCACTTGTTAAGTGGTATGAAGCTGCATTGAAAGATTTGGGTGTTGAAGTAAAACTAAATGTAGTTGCATCAAAAGAAAGTATTAAAAAAGTTGGAGCTGATGAGGTGATTTTAGCAACAGGTTCTAATCCAAGAGCATTGAATATTGAAGGGGCTGACAATGTTTATTCAGCAGAAGATGTGTTAATGGAAAGAAAAGTTGTAGGTGAAAAAGTTGTTGTGATTGGTGGAGGACTTGTTGGATGTGAAACAGCTCTTTGGTTAAAGAAACAAGGTAAAGATGTTACTATTATAGAAATGGAAAAGGATATTCTTCAAGTAGGAGGACCTTTGTGTCATGCCAACCACGATATGCTTCATGATTTGATTAAATTCAATAAGATTGATGTTAAGACAAGCTCTTATATCAGCAAGAAAACAGATAAAGGCTTTGTTTTAAACACAAATGGACAGGAATCAATCATTGATGCTGATAGTGCTGTTGTTGCTATTGGATATTCATCTCAAAAAGATTTGTATAATGAAATTAAGTTTGATATTGCCAATGTAAGATTAATTGGAGATGCTAACAAAGTTCAAAATATTATGTACGCTATTTGGGATGCATATGAAGTAACTAGAAATATTTAA
- a CDS encoding alpha/beta hydrolase → MQKAITLVHNKMTLRGMEHVPESNKKLPAVILFHGFTGNKLEKHQMFLKISRSLEMIGIASFRFDFLGSGESDGHFKDMTVSNELAESNTILDFVRNDNRIDSDRISILGFSMGGLVASLLAGERSKDIYKLILISAAGTIKDSVNEISKQVLKNRNITTFDYGGNIVGVQFAIDLNKIDVFNRASNYKGNVLLVHGTKDETVPCNVSNIYNEKSYENRAILKLIEGAGHTFDKFEWENEVIDLVSGFLK, encoded by the coding sequence ATGCAAAAAGCAATTACATTAGTACATAATAAAATGACATTGAGGGGGATGGAGCATGTACCAGAGTCCAATAAAAAACTTCCTGCTGTCATTTTGTTTCATGGGTTTACAGGAAACAAACTTGAAAAGCACCAAATGTTTTTAAAGATTTCAAGAAGTCTAGAAATGATTGGTATTGCTAGTTTTAGGTTTGATTTTTTAGGAAGTGGGGAAAGTGATGGTCACTTTAAAGATATGACTGTATCAAATGAATTAGCAGAGTCTAATACAATATTAGACTTTGTTCGAAATGATAATCGAATTGATTCTGATCGTATAAGTATATTAGGATTTAGTATGGGTGGACTTGTAGCAAGTTTGCTTGCAGGGGAGCGTTCTAAAGATATATATAAACTAATATTAATTTCAGCAGCAGGTACAATAAAAGATAGTGTTAATGAAATTTCAAAGCAGGTTTTAAAAAATCGTAATATAACTACTTTTGATTATGGTGGAAATATAGTAGGAGTGCAATTTGCAATAGATTTGAATAAAATTGATGTATTTAATAGGGCAAGTAATTATAAAGGAAATGTTCTTTTAGTTCATGGTACAAAGGATGAAACAGTACCTTGTAATGTTTCTAATATTTATAATGAAAAATCCTATGAAAATAGAGCTATACTAAAACTTATTGAAGGGGCAGGTCATACATTTGACAAATTTGAATGGGAGAATGAAGTTATAGATTTAGTTAGTGGATTTTTAAAATAG
- a CDS encoding LuxR C-terminal-related transcriptional regulator, whose product MRTQISNKDYDKILEFTFQLQEMNYNFTGNVLSSLSQIFEFYHLTFLLFDRNLNIKSLEGLNMNDSLFLTYKDYYHKTDIFYPEKYINYHSNSSILITDLMPYNEYEKTEYYRDFLSNQNLYFEIALPLKSNNKLLGGIGIFKGKDDKFFTKQEISILNTINKLISYKLDNILTIDKMTMEKQILKGCIEQPSSAIIILDSEYKIFHYNNTLKETCCKITKEMSFSNALQKLKTIIAANTINSMTNNNYMDIQLNSYNLKIISTALPSIINRFETFYIVYVDKISNFEEMFPQKYNLTKRESEVTSLILEGYTNKEISNKLFISPHTVKTHVENIFKKVNVSNRMSLISKANNFSDKK is encoded by the coding sequence ATGAGAACTCAAATTTCTAATAAAGATTATGATAAAATATTGGAATTTACTTTCCAATTGCAAGAAATGAACTACAACTTTACAGGCAATGTACTAAGTTCATTATCTCAGATATTTGAATTTTATCATCTTACTTTCTTGTTATTTGATAGAAATCTTAATATTAAAAGTTTAGAAGGACTTAATATGAATGATAGTTTATTTTTAACTTATAAAGACTATTATCACAAAACAGACATATTCTACCCTGAAAAATATATAAATTATCATTCAAACTCATCTATATTAATTACAGATTTAATGCCCTATAATGAATACGAAAAGACTGAATATTATAGGGATTTTTTAAGTAATCAAAATCTTTATTTTGAAATTGCCCTTCCTTTAAAAAGTAATAATAAATTATTAGGAGGCATTGGTATATTCAAAGGAAAAGATGATAAGTTTTTCACTAAACAAGAAATTTCTATATTAAATACTATTAACAAACTAATTTCATATAAGTTAGATAATATTTTAACTATTGATAAAATGACTATGGAAAAACAAATATTAAAAGGCTGTATTGAACAACCCTCCTCTGCCATAATAATACTAGATAGTGAATATAAAATTTTTCATTATAATAACACTTTAAAAGAAACTTGCTGCAAAATAACTAAAGAAATGTCATTTTCTAATGCACTACAAAAGCTTAAAACTATAATAGCAGCAAATACTATCAATTCTATGACTAATAATAACTATATGGATATACAACTTAATTCATATAATTTGAAAATAATATCAACAGCACTTCCTAGTATTATAAATAGATTTGAAACTTTTTATATAGTATATGTTGATAAAATTTCAAATTTCGAAGAAATGTTTCCACAAAAATATAACTTAACAAAACGAGAATCAGAAGTTACCTCCCTTATTTTAGAAGGTTATACTAATAAAGAAATATCTAATAAATTATTTATAAGTCCCCATACTGTGAAAACCCATGTAGAAAATATATTTAAAAAAGTTAATGTGAGTAATAGAATGTCTCTGATTTCTAAAGCAAATAATTTTTCTGATAAAAAATAG